Proteins encoded by one window of Luteimonas yindakuii:
- a CDS encoding phospholipase D family protein has translation MRTRLKKIFAWALVGLVVLIASGILLADHLTPQATGEPSWTLPLERDATAIDRELMPLLDRNPGMSGVILVPDGLDAFASRAISARQAGRSLDVQYYIWKDDLAGHLLLNELLQAAERGVRVRLLLDDISTRGKDGALLAFDQHPNIEIRVYNPFRNRDGIGRLLEMVQRAWSITHRMHNKAWIADGRVAVVGGRNVGLEYFDAAEDVNFIDLDVVVFGPEVNSASDIFDTFWNSEAVVPIAALNSKSERRLDEVMAGIREEVRSAEAKRFLDLVDTSDSVRRYFLQTLEPYWISSLRIMSDPPVKANGDRRDGWLITPILDDLRSARGKALVVSPYFVPGPEGVTLMAQSVRAGVHVGVVTNSLAANDVLAVHSGYSRYRKQMLRHGVALYETRPGMTSESSVFGSSGASLHTKAYIVDDRRGFVGSFNVDPRSIDLNTEMGLFFDDPALGAALRELFVHLSSPELSYWVYINDEGRLRWLDAATSPPEVLGNEPESSRWQRFLVWLMAWLPIESQL, from the coding sequence ATGCGCACGCGCCTGAAGAAGATCTTTGCCTGGGCCCTGGTGGGGCTGGTGGTGCTGATCGCCAGCGGCATCCTGCTGGCCGACCACCTGACGCCGCAGGCGACGGGCGAACCCTCGTGGACGCTGCCGCTGGAGCGCGACGCCACCGCCATCGACCGCGAGCTGATGCCGCTGCTCGACCGCAACCCCGGCATGAGCGGGGTGATCCTGGTGCCCGACGGGCTGGATGCCTTCGCCTCGCGCGCGATCAGCGCCCGCCAGGCCGGGCGCAGCCTCGACGTGCAGTACTACATCTGGAAGGACGACCTCGCCGGCCACCTGCTGCTCAACGAGCTGTTGCAGGCCGCCGAGCGCGGCGTGCGCGTGCGCCTGCTGCTCGACGACATCAGCACCCGCGGCAAGGACGGCGCGCTGCTGGCGTTCGACCAGCACCCCAACATCGAGATCCGCGTCTACAACCCGTTCCGCAACCGCGACGGCATCGGCCGCCTGCTGGAGATGGTGCAGCGCGCCTGGAGCATCACCCACCGCATGCACAACAAGGCGTGGATCGCCGATGGCCGGGTGGCGGTGGTGGGCGGCCGCAACGTGGGCCTTGAATACTTCGACGCCGCCGAGGACGTGAACTTCATCGATCTCGACGTGGTGGTGTTCGGGCCCGAGGTGAATTCCGCAAGCGACATCTTCGACACCTTCTGGAACAGCGAAGCGGTGGTGCCGATCGCCGCGCTCAACAGCAAGTCCGAGCGACGGCTGGATGAGGTGATGGCCGGCATCCGCGAGGAGGTGCGGAGCGCCGAGGCCAAGCGTTTCCTCGACCTGGTCGACACCTCCGACAGCGTGCGCCGCTACTTCCTGCAGACGCTGGAGCCGTACTGGATCAGCAGCCTCAGGATCATGTCGGACCCGCCGGTCAAGGCCAACGGCGATCGCCGCGACGGCTGGCTGATCACCCCGATCCTCGACGACCTGCGCAGCGCACGCGGCAAGGCGCTGGTGGTGTCGCCCTACTTCGTGCCGGGCCCCGAGGGCGTGACGCTGATGGCGCAGTCGGTGCGCGCCGGCGTGCACGTGGGCGTGGTGACCAACTCGCTGGCGGCCAACGACGTGCTGGCCGTGCACAGCGGCTACAGCCGCTACCGCAAGCAGATGCTGCGCCACGGCGTGGCGCTGTACGAGACCAGGCCCGGCATGACGAGCGAATCGAGCGTGTTCGGCAGCAGCGGTGCCAGCCTGCACACCAAGGCCTACATCGTCGACGACCGCCGCGGCTTCGTCGGCTCTTTCAACGTCGACCCGCGCTCGATCGACCTCAACACCGAGATGGGCCTGTTCTTCGACGACCCGGCGCTGGGCGCGGCGCTGCGCGAGCTGTTCGTGCACCTGTCCAGCCCGGAGCTCAGCTATTGGGTGTACATCAACGACGAGGGCCGCCTGCGCTGGCTGGACGCGGCCACATCGCCGCCGGAGGTGCTGGGTAACGAGCCCGAATCCAGCCGCTGGCAGCGTTTCCTGGTGTGGTTGATGGCGTGGCTGCCGATCGAGTCGCAGCTGTAG
- a CDS encoding C1 family peptidase: MSARTARQPERLLDARPDTADFRDRMFDPTLVDVPPTMPLDRHLKRRVPVLDQGGEGACTAFALVTVAHTLLRSRRPRPLATRLSPRMAYDMARRYDEWEGEDYAGSSCRGAMKGWHRHGLATEAVWPWRAGAEAEAYTERRARDAQRHPLGAYARVNHRDLVAMHVAIAETGVLYASAAVHEGWLKPPASGAIAWRQQDVTGYHAFAIVGYDARGFWIQNSWGTGWGRNGHAHVGYDEWLERGTDTWVGRLAVPVQVQRPATSAVFNSALAAQSTGYSQADLRPHIVSLGNEGRLRSGGRFGNSQDDIRNLVRNDLPRITRGWSRKRILLYAHGGLVPEQAAVQRVADYRQSLLGQEIYPLAFIWKTDLWTTLGNLLRDAARPRSEGLLERTRDLLLDRLDDTLEPLARVLGGRAMWEEMKENALLATTAVSRDGQGGLQEAGGAAQVARLLHDWQQRDPTVEIHVAAHSAGSILLAPLVQLLTTQGQIAGGPAAGMLGLGGKIESAHLWAPALTTGLFLQTFAPALRERRIDRASLFTLTDRAERDDHCARVYNKSLLYLVAHAFEATARNWIDRDRRHGTPLAGMALFIEHAEFGNPEMRALIRDGLLDWIQAPTVDEAAGSPDASEASNHAAFDDDAATLCATVSRILDVQRSGEGVDIHRSSAGLDARRRRLYRAICEAP, from the coding sequence ATGTCCGCACGCACCGCTCGCCAGCCCGAACGCCTGCTCGACGCCCGCCCCGACACCGCCGATTTCCGCGACCGCATGTTCGACCCCACCCTGGTCGACGTGCCGCCCACCATGCCGCTCGACCGCCATCTCAAGCGCCGCGTGCCAGTGCTCGACCAGGGCGGCGAGGGCGCCTGCACCGCGTTCGCGCTGGTCACCGTCGCCCACACGCTGTTGCGCAGCCGGCGGCCGCGGCCACTGGCGACCCGGCTCAGCCCACGCATGGCCTACGACATGGCGCGCCGCTACGACGAATGGGAAGGCGAGGACTACGCCGGCTCCAGCTGCCGCGGCGCGATGAAGGGCTGGCACCGCCATGGCCTCGCCACCGAAGCGGTGTGGCCCTGGCGCGCCGGCGCCGAAGCCGAGGCCTATACCGAACGCCGCGCGCGCGACGCGCAACGCCATCCGCTCGGCGCCTATGCACGCGTCAACCACCGCGACCTCGTCGCCATGCACGTGGCCATCGCCGAAACCGGCGTGCTGTATGCCTCGGCCGCGGTGCACGAAGGCTGGCTGAAACCGCCGGCCAGCGGCGCGATTGCCTGGCGCCAGCAGGACGTCACCGGCTACCACGCGTTCGCCATCGTCGGCTACGACGCGCGCGGCTTCTGGATCCAGAACAGCTGGGGCACCGGCTGGGGCCGCAATGGCCATGCGCACGTGGGCTACGACGAATGGCTCGAGCGCGGCACCGACACCTGGGTCGGCCGGCTGGCGGTGCCGGTGCAGGTGCAGCGCCCGGCCACCAGCGCGGTGTTCAACTCGGCGCTGGCCGCGCAATCCACCGGCTATTCGCAGGCCGACCTGCGCCCGCACATCGTCAGCCTCGGCAACGAAGGGCGCCTGCGCAGCGGCGGCCGCTTCGGCAACAGCCAGGACGACATCCGCAACCTGGTGCGCAACGACCTGCCGCGCATCACCCGCGGCTGGTCGCGCAAACGCATCCTGCTGTACGCGCATGGCGGGCTGGTGCCGGAACAGGCCGCCGTGCAGCGCGTCGCCGACTACCGGCAGAGCCTGCTCGGGCAGGAGATCTACCCCCTGGCCTTCATCTGGAAGACCGACCTATGGACCACGCTCGGCAACCTGCTGCGCGATGCCGCGCGCCCGCGCAGCGAAGGCCTGCTCGAACGCACCCGCGACCTGCTGCTCGACCGCCTCGACGACACCCTCGAACCGCTGGCACGCGTGCTCGGCGGCCGCGCGATGTGGGAGGAGATGAAGGAGAACGCGCTGCTGGCCACCACCGCGGTGTCGCGCGATGGCCAGGGCGGCCTGCAGGAGGCCGGCGGCGCCGCGCAGGTCGCGCGCCTGTTGCACGACTGGCAGCAGCGCGACCCGACGGTGGAGATCCACGTTGCCGCGCACAGTGCCGGCTCGATCCTGCTGGCGCCCCTGGTGCAGCTACTGACGACGCAGGGCCAGATCGCCGGCGGCCCCGCGGCCGGCATGCTCGGCCTGGGCGGGAAGATCGAAAGCGCGCATCTGTGGGCACCGGCGCTCACCACCGGGCTGTTCCTGCAGACTTTCGCTCCGGCCCTGCGCGAACGCCGCATCGACCGCGCCAGCCTGTTCACCCTCACCGACCGCGCCGAGCGCGACGACCATTGCGCGCGGGTCTACAACAAGTCGCTGCTGTACCTGGTCGCCCATGCGTTCGAGGCCACCGCGCGCAACTGGATCGACCGCGACCGCCGCCACGGCACGCCGCTGGCCGGCATGGCGCTCTTCATCGAGCACGCGGAGTTCGGCAACCCGGAGATGCGCGCGCTGATCCGCGACGGCCTGCTGGACTGGATCCAGGCGCCCACCGTCGACGAGGCCGCCGGTTCGCCCGACGCCTCCGAGGCCAGCAACCATGCCGCCTTCGACGACGACGCCGCCACGCTGTGCGCGACGGTCAGCCGCATCCTCGACGTCCAGCGCAGCGGCGAAGGCGTCGACATCCACCGCTCCAGCGCCGGCCTCGACGCCAGGCGCCGCAGGTTGTACCGGGCGATCTGCGAAGCGCCGTAG
- a CDS encoding DUF1328 domain-containing protein — MIKWAIIFAVIGLIAGALGFSGAAGAMMGIAQFLFWAGIIIAVILFILGVTIYKKVT; from the coding sequence ATGATCAAGTGGGCCATCATCTTCGCCGTCATCGGCCTCATTGCCGGCGCGCTCGGGTTCTCCGGCGCCGCGGGCGCCATGATGGGCATCGCCCAGTTCCTGTTCTGGGCCGGTATCATCATCGCCGTGATCCTTTTCATCCTCGGCGTGACGATCTACAAGAAAGTCACGTAA
- a CDS encoding methylmalonyl-CoA mutase family protein yields the protein MSTPASNALDQTPAAQPDATPLRFVTAASLFDGHDAAINIMRRLIQGQGAEVIHLGHNRSVEDVVRAALQEDADGIALSSYQGGHVEYMKYMVDMLRERDAGHIRVVGGGGGTITPEEIRELEAYGVERIYHPNDGMKMGLVEMIEDVVLRVSNARDARGDEAHALATTRPSMDDEIAIGRVLSAIEDGAHSEAELAMLRKQWASHGQAAPVIGITGTGGAGKSSVTDELLNRFLASFPQMRIAVISVDPTRRRTGGALLGDRIRMNSLRSHRVYMRSMATRRQNVATNAVLKDCIGFLKGLGYDLVIVETAGIGQSDSEIVDLVDFPMYVMTSDYGAASQLEKIDMIDFAELIVLNKYDKRGAEDALRDVRKQWKRNRVAFQMADEDVPVYPTIASQFNDPGISWMFTNLCRLLREKVPGLAAVEPSPSRGGQGGDGVTAAHCDFQPNLDTSLREPRATVLIPGARVRYLAEIAEQGRAINASIEKQAEAADRAQSFWQALQELGDPKLPKQLDLYDGADVVPASSSVTPAKAGVHGRSTDDSETSMGDQPFGCLEPRLRGNDEAADRTLLTLRQRYNDAVQALTSENLRNLREWPARLKSITDEVTEYQVRGKTIRVENYRESLSHQKIPKIAAPTYKSWGELLTFLGKENLPGSYPYTGGVYPYRRTGEDPIRMFAGEGTPERTNRRFHYLSVGQPAARLSTAFDSVTLYGEDPAPRPDIYGKIGNSGVNIPTLDDMKKLYSGFDLCAPTTSVSMTINGPAPIILALFMNCAVDQQIEKYLKADADRWAEAQKQIDAFFEGRERPRYHGELPPTNDGLGLALLGMTGDQLVDAETYAKIKAETLATVRGTVQADILKEDQAQNTCIFSTEFALRMMGDIQQYFVDNRVRNFYSVSISGYHIAEAGANPISQLAFTLSNGFTIVEYYLARGMKIDDFAPNLSFFFSNGMDPEYTVIGRVARRIWARAMRERYGANERSQMMKYHIQTSGRSLHAQEIQFNDIRTTLQALYALFDNCNSLHTNAYDEAITTPTEESVRRAVAIQMIINKELGLNFCENPWQGSFIVDQLTDLVEEAVYKEFEAISERGGVLGAMDTMYQRGKIQEESLYYEHKKHDGSLPLVGVNTFLPKEHAGEVATEIELIRSTEEEKGQQIENVRLWQQSRNVLAPVGETEHSHVVEDDAAAATEPHDGHGLGYLQKTARERRNVFKALIEAVKTHSLGQISHALYDVGGEYRRNM from the coding sequence ATGAGCACGCCAGCCAGCAACGCCCTCGACCAAACCCCCGCCGCCCAGCCCGACGCCACCCCGCTGCGCTTCGTCACCGCCGCCAGCCTGTTCGATGGCCACGACGCCGCCATCAACATCATGCGCCGGCTGATCCAGGGCCAGGGCGCCGAGGTCATCCACCTCGGCCACAACCGCTCGGTGGAGGACGTGGTGCGCGCCGCGCTGCAGGAAGACGCCGACGGCATCGCCCTGTCGAGCTACCAGGGCGGCCACGTCGAATACATGAAGTACATGGTCGACATGCTGCGCGAGCGCGATGCCGGCCATATCCGCGTGGTCGGCGGCGGTGGCGGCACCATCACCCCGGAAGAGATCCGCGAACTCGAGGCCTACGGCGTCGAGCGCATCTACCACCCCAACGACGGCATGAAGATGGGCCTGGTAGAGATGATCGAGGACGTGGTGTTGCGCGTCTCCAACGCCCGCGACGCCCGCGGCGACGAAGCCCACGCGCTCGCCACCACGCGTCCGTCGATGGACGACGAGATCGCCATCGGCCGCGTGCTCTCGGCCATCGAGGATGGCGCGCATTCCGAGGCGGAGCTGGCGATGCTGCGCAAGCAGTGGGCCTCGCACGGCCAGGCCGCGCCGGTCATCGGCATCACCGGCACCGGCGGCGCCGGCAAGTCGTCGGTCACCGACGAACTGCTGAACCGCTTCCTCGCCAGCTTCCCGCAGATGCGCATCGCCGTGATCTCGGTCGACCCGACCCGCCGCCGCACCGGTGGCGCGTTGCTCGGCGACCGCATCCGCATGAACTCGCTGCGCTCGCATCGCGTGTACATGCGCTCGATGGCCACCCGCCGCCAGAACGTGGCGACCAATGCCGTGCTGAAGGACTGCATCGGGTTCCTGAAGGGCCTGGGCTACGACCTGGTGATCGTCGAGACCGCCGGCATCGGCCAGTCGGATTCGGAGATCGTCGACCTCGTCGACTTCCCGATGTACGTCATGACCAGCGACTACGGCGCGGCCAGCCAGCTGGAGAAGATCGACATGATCGACTTCGCCGAACTGATCGTGCTCAACAAGTACGACAAGCGCGGCGCCGAAGACGCCCTGCGCGACGTGCGCAAACAGTGGAAGCGCAACCGCGTGGCCTTCCAGATGGCCGACGAGGACGTGCCCGTCTACCCGACGATCGCCAGCCAGTTCAACGACCCCGGCATCAGCTGGATGTTCACCAACCTGTGCCGCCTGCTGCGCGAGAAGGTGCCGGGCCTCGCCGCTGTTGAACCCTCCCCTTCAAGGGGAGGGCAGGGTGGGGATGGTGTCACCGCGGCCCACTGCGACTTCCAGCCCAACCTCGACACGAGCCTGCGCGAACCCCGCGCCACCGTGCTGATCCCCGGCGCCCGCGTGCGCTACCTCGCCGAGATCGCCGAACAGGGCAGGGCGATCAACGCCTCGATCGAAAAGCAGGCCGAAGCCGCCGACCGCGCGCAGTCGTTTTGGCAGGCCCTGCAGGAACTGGGCGACCCCAAGCTGCCGAAGCAGCTCGACCTCTACGACGGCGCCGACGTCGTTCCCGCATCCTCGTCCGTCACCCCCGCGAAGGCGGGGGTCCATGGACGTTCAACCGACGACAGCGAAACGTCCATGGGTGACCAGCCATTCGGCTGTTTAGAGCCCCGCCTTCGCGGGAACGACGAGGCTGCCGACCGCACCCTCCTCACCCTCCGCCAGCGTTACAACGACGCCGTCCAGGCGCTCACCAGCGAGAACCTGCGCAACCTGCGCGAGTGGCCCGCACGCCTGAAGTCGATCACCGACGAGGTCACCGAATACCAGGTGCGCGGCAAGACCATTCGCGTCGAGAACTACCGCGAATCGCTCAGCCACCAGAAGATCCCGAAGATCGCCGCGCCCACCTACAAGTCGTGGGGCGAGCTGCTGACCTTCCTCGGCAAGGAAAACCTGCCGGGCAGCTACCCCTACACCGGCGGCGTGTACCCGTACCGCCGCACCGGCGAAGACCCGATCCGCATGTTCGCCGGCGAGGGCACGCCCGAGCGCACCAACCGCCGCTTCCATTACCTGTCCGTCGGCCAGCCCGCCGCGCGCCTGTCCACCGCGTTCGACTCCGTCACCCTGTACGGCGAAGACCCGGCGCCGCGCCCGGACATCTACGGAAAGATCGGCAACTCCGGCGTCAACATCCCCACGCTGGACGACATGAAGAAGCTCTATTCCGGCTTCGACCTGTGCGCGCCCACCACCAGCGTGTCGATGACCATCAACGGCCCCGCGCCGATCATCCTCGCGCTGTTCATGAACTGCGCCGTCGACCAGCAGATCGAGAAGTACCTGAAGGCTGACGCCGACCGTTGGGCCGAAGCACAGAAGCAGATCGACGCCTTCTTCGAAGGCCGCGAGCGCCCGCGCTACCACGGCGAACTGCCGCCCACCAACGACGGCCTCGGCCTCGCGCTCCTGGGCATGACCGGCGACCAGCTGGTCGACGCCGAGACCTACGCGAAGATCAAGGCCGAAACGCTCGCCACCGTGCGCGGCACCGTGCAGGCCGACATCCTGAAAGAAGACCAGGCGCAGAACACCTGCATCTTCAGCACCGAGTTCGCGCTGCGCATGATGGGCGACATCCAGCAGTACTTCGTCGACAACAGGGTGCGCAATTTCTATTCGGTGTCGATCTCCGGCTACCACATCGCCGAAGCCGGGGCGAACCCGATCAGCCAGCTCGCCTTTACGCTGTCGAACGGCTTCACCATCGTCGAGTACTACCTCGCGCGCGGGATGAAGATCGACGACTTCGCCCCCAACCTGTCGTTCTTCTTCTCCAACGGCATGGACCCGGAATACACCGTCATCGGCCGCGTGGCCCGGCGCATCTGGGCGCGCGCCATGCGCGAGCGCTACGGCGCGAACGAGCGCAGCCAGATGATGAAGTACCACATCCAGACCAGCGGCCGCAGCCTGCACGCGCAGGAGATCCAGTTCAACGACATCCGCACCACGCTGCAGGCGCTGTACGCGCTGTTCGACAACTGCAACAGCCTGCACACCAACGCCTACGACGAAGCCATCACCACGCCCACCGAAGAAAGCGTGCGCCGCGCCGTGGCCATCCAGATGATCATCAACAAGGAGCTGGGGCTGAACTTCTGCGAGAACCCCTGGCAGGGCAGCTTCATCGTCGACCAGCTGACCGACCTGGTGGAGGAGGCCGTGTACAAGGAGTTCGAGGCCATCAGCGAGCGCGGCGGCGTGCTCGGCGCCATGGACACCATGTACCAGCGCGGCAAGATCCAGGAAGAAAGCCTGTACTACGAGCACAAGAAGCACGACGGCAGCTTGCCGCTGGTGGGCGTGAACACCTTCCTGCCTAAAGAACACGCAGGCGAAGTCGCTACCGAGATCGAACTGATCCGCTCAACGGAAGAGGAAAAGGGCCAGCAGATCGAGAACGTGCGCCTGTGGCAGCAGTCCCGCAACGTGCTGGCGCCGGTCGGGGAGACCGAGCACAGCCACGTGGTGGAAGACGATGCCGCCGCGGCCACCGAGCCGCACGACGGCCACGGCCTGGGCTACCTGCAGAAGACCGCGCGCGAACGCCGCAACGTGTTCAAGGCGCTGATCGAAGCGGTGAAGACGCACAGCCTGGGTCAGATCAGCCACGCGCTGTATGACGTGGGTGGGGAATATCGGAGGAATATGTGA
- a CDS encoding transposase — protein sequence MDNHVHLLATPPETGAISRLMQRLGRQYVGLFNARHARSGTLWEGRYKACLVDSERYVLACYRYIELNPVRARMTDDPVAYRWSSCAANVGQRPHSKLTPHPAWHALGTSPEARNAAYRSLLDKALPADQLDEIRLYLQQQRAWGGDDFRAMVEAKTRRFAGTRPAHRPGKASHGK from the coding sequence ATGGACAACCACGTGCATCTGCTGGCCACACCACCCGAAACCGGCGCGATCAGCCGGCTGATGCAGCGCCTCGGGCGCCAGTACGTCGGCCTGTTCAACGCACGCCATGCACGCAGCGGCACCCTGTGGGAGGGCCGCTACAAGGCATGCCTGGTCGACAGCGAGCGGTACGTCCTCGCCTGCTATCGCTATATCGAGCTCAATCCGGTGCGCGCGCGGATGACGGATGATCCCGTGGCCTACCGCTGGTCGAGCTGCGCGGCCAACGTTGGCCAGCGCCCGCACTCGAAGCTCACCCCGCATCCTGCATGGCACGCGCTGGGCACGTCGCCCGAAGCACGCAACGCCGCCTACCGGAGCCTGCTTGACAAGGCCCTTCCCGCCGACCAGCTCGACGAGATCCGGCTCTACCTGCAGCAACAACGCGCCTGGGGCGGCGACGACTTCCGTGCCATGGTGGAAGCCAAAACCCGGCGCTTCGCCGGCACCCGACCGGCGCACCGCCCAGGCAAGGCCTCGCACGGGAAGTGA
- a CDS encoding PIN domain-containing protein yields MSLEIFLIDFENVQPTGVGRLRLVPGACRIMLFLGQNQNKVPIELTRALQRFGTDVEYLSIAGSGPNAVDFHIAFYIGHLAQRHPGAKFTIVSGDTGFDPLVRHLTATLKIECRRIRALPGQAETRVTSAVAVAPAAAAVAAGQGAMVSSTDTAAASSALPAGGNVVAIKPTAISQVAQIPAAVAVAAPVQAKRGKDVEVTVLSESTPAPKSRAIAADVETFTAQVVERLKGLKHARPATLKTLTSSLTSWATPAPGARVVPQVIARLKDRKLIAIEGSKVSYRFKGPIR; encoded by the coding sequence TTGAGCCTGGAAATTTTCCTGATCGATTTCGAGAACGTGCAGCCCACCGGCGTGGGTCGGCTGCGGCTGGTGCCCGGCGCGTGCCGGATCATGCTGTTCCTCGGCCAGAACCAGAACAAGGTGCCGATCGAGTTGACCCGGGCGCTGCAGCGGTTCGGCACCGATGTCGAGTACCTGAGCATCGCGGGTAGCGGGCCGAACGCGGTCGACTTCCACATCGCGTTTTACATCGGCCACTTGGCCCAGCGGCATCCAGGTGCGAAGTTCACCATCGTGTCCGGCGACACCGGCTTCGATCCGCTGGTGCGTCACCTGACCGCCACGCTGAAAATCGAATGCCGCCGGATCAGGGCACTGCCTGGGCAAGCCGAGACCAGGGTGACGTCAGCGGTGGCCGTGGCGCCTGCTGCGGCAGCGGTTGCAGCCGGGCAGGGCGCAATGGTGTCATCCACGGACACAGCCGCCGCCTCATCCGCCCTCCCCGCTGGCGGCAACGTGGTGGCGATCAAGCCAACCGCGATCTCTCAGGTGGCACAGATTCCCGCGGCGGTCGCGGTGGCCGCGCCTGTGCAGGCCAAGCGTGGGAAGGATGTCGAGGTCACGGTACTGTCCGAGTCGACCCCGGCGCCGAAATCCAGGGCAATCGCGGCGGACGTGGAGACGTTCACCGCGCAGGTGGTCGAGCGTCTCAAGGGCTTGAAGCACGCCAGGCCCGCGACGCTCAAGACGCTCACGTCTTCGCTCACCTCATGGGCGACACCCGCGCCAGGTGCGCGCGTCGTTCCGCAGGTGATCGCGCGTCTGAAGGACCGCAAGCTGATCGCGATCGAGGGCTCGAAGGTGTCATATCGATTCAAGGGACCGATCCGGTAA
- a CDS encoding PH domain-containing protein, with translation MGLLDGLLGNASKIEPAQIQQEFSKVLAPGEQVEHAYKLIRDYFVFTDKRFVIVNKQGLTGSKVEYHSIPYRSITHFSVETAGSFDLDAELKIWISGTPTPIQTQFNKQLSIYEVQAVLASYVLR, from the coding sequence ATGGGACTTTTGGACGGCCTGCTTGGCAACGCATCGAAGATCGAACCTGCACAGATCCAGCAGGAGTTCTCCAAGGTGCTCGCGCCGGGCGAGCAGGTGGAACACGCCTACAAGCTGATCCGCGACTACTTCGTCTTTACCGACAAACGCTTCGTGATCGTCAACAAGCAGGGGCTGACCGGCAGCAAGGTCGAGTACCACTCGATTCCATACCGCAGCATCACCCACTTCAGCGTGGAAACGGCCGGCTCGTTCGATCTCGACGCCGAGCTCAAGATCTGGATCTCGGGCACCCCGACGCCGATCCAGACCCAGTTCAACAAGCAGCTGAGCATCTACGAAGTCCAGGCCGTGCTGGCGTCGTACGTGCTGCGCTAG